The window AACCTTTTGCCAGAAGACTGGGAATAAAACTGATTAGTACCGAACTTGAAATTGTCGATGGGAAATTAACCGGTAACCTTGTTGGACAAAACTGTCGTCGAGAACAAAAAGTTAAACGCTTAGAACAAGTGTATGGTGATTTAACCCAGTATCATTTACGCGCTTGGGGGGATACTCGTGGGGATTTTGAATTATTGCAAGCCGCTCAAGATGCGCATTGGCGTCATTTCCATAAAAAGCATTATCACTACAAGCACCGACAGGTAGTCGCGAAAGATTAATGGCACTACTTACCAGCCTATTGAGAAGTCATTTTCAACAGGCTGATAATTTTGCTTCAAAGTGATTACACTAGAGTTTCTTCTTCTTTGGCAATAGCACACTGGCCATCACGCCTAACGCTAACACACCAAGCACAACCCATAAGCTCATGTTTGTTGAAATGCTATAGCCATGCTGCCACAAGTGATCTGTTGCATTTAAGCCCAGTTTAATTGCGATAAAAAACAGCAGTATGACAACGGCTTTTTCGAGATAGACCAAATATTGTTTTAGTGCTTCAAGCACAAAATAGAGTGTACGTAGACCGAGTATGGCAAACATCATCGCGCTGTAAACAATTAATGGCTCACGGCTGACTGCAATAATTGCAGGCACAGAATCAAAGGCAAACATGACATCCGATAATTCAATAATCGCGACACACAACAGTAGTGGAGTCGCGTAATAGGTTGCTTTACTGTTTCTCCCTATCATGATGTCTTTATTTTCAGGTTTACTGAGCTCAGTATCGACCTCTTTTTGGGTGAGTAAAAAAGCATGCCCTTGAATTTTAGGCCATAAAGGAAAAAAGCGTTTAACCAAACGATAGGCAAGATGTTGGGAGTAATCTTCGATCTTCTCTTCCACTTTTTGATTTTTTAGCA of the Providencia stuartii genome contains:
- a CDS encoding TerC/Alx family metal homeostasis membrane protein, which gives rise to MVSTHIGFPTETVTVFVILAIAAIAIDLFMHRSDRPITLKNAIFWSLFWILIAMAFAAFLYFHHGSETASLFITGYVLEKVLSIDNLFLMMAIFSWFSVPDHYRHRILYWGVIGAMVFRGIFVAIGTGLLSLGPYVEMIFALVVAWSAVMMLKNQKVEEKIEDYSQHLAYRLVKRFFPLWPKIQGHAFLLTQKEVDTELSKPENKDIMIGRNSKATYYATPLLLCVAIIELSDVMFAFDSVPAIIAVSREPLIVYSAMMFAILGLRTLYFVLEALKQYLVYLEKAVVILLFFIAIKLGLNATDHLWQHGYSISTNMSLWVVLGVLALGVMASVLLPKKKKL